The following coding sequences lie in one Glycine max cultivar Williams 82 chromosome 19, Glycine_max_v4.0, whole genome shotgun sequence genomic window:
- the LOC100810030 gene encoding cytokinin riboside 5'-monophosphate phosphoribohydrolase LOG3, with the protein METRSEIRHSKFKRICVFCGSSPGKKSSYQDAAIQLGNELVSRNIDLVYGGGSIGLMGLVSQAVHDGGRHVIGVIPKTLMPRELTGETVGEVKAVADMHQRKAEMAKHSDAFIALPGGYGTLEELLEVITWAQLGIHDKPVGLVNVDGYFNSLLSFIDKAVEEGFISPNARHIIVSAPTAKELVKKLEDYVPCHEGVASKLSWQIEQQLAYPQDYDMSR; encoded by the exons ATGGAGACACGAAGTGAGATAAGGCATTCAAAGTTCAAGAGGATTTGTGTGTTCTGTGGCAGTAGCCCTGGCAAGAAGAGTAGCTACCAAGATGCTGCCATTCAACTTGGCAATGAATTG GTCTCAAGGAACATCGATCTGGTGTATGGAGGGGGAAGCATTGGTCTAATGGGTTTAGTTTCACAAGCTGTTCATGATGGCGGTCGCCATGTCATTGG AGTTATTCCCAAGACGCTCATGCCTCGAGAG CTGACTGGTGAAACAGTGGGAGAAGTAAAAGCTGTTGCTGATATGCACCAAAGGAAGGCAGAGATGGCCAAGCATTCAGACGCCTTTATTGCCTTACCAG GTGGATATGGGACTCTAGAGGAGCTTCTTGAAGTCATAACCTGGGCACAACTTGGGATTCATGACAAGCCA GTGGGATTAGTAAATGTTGATGGATACTTTAATTCCTTGCTGTCATTTATTGACAAAGCTGTGGAAGAGGGATTTATCAGTCCAAATGCTCGCCACATAATTGTATCAGCACCAACAGCAAAAGAGTTGGTGAAGAAATTGGAG GATTACGTTCCGTGTCATGAGGGTGTTGCTTCCAAGTTGAGTTGGCAGATAGAACAGCAGCTTGCATACCCTCAAGATTATGACATGTCAAGGTAG